The segment TTCCATGGGGGGCAGAAAGTCATGAAATATTGTTTGATTAGGCAATGGAAGCACATAGGTAAAGCAGGCTGGCTTCTCAGCCGCTTTCAGAGGCGGCCCAGGATTCTTTTTCCGAGGCAGGTGAGACGGAAATATAAAAGTGATAAAACCTTGGCAGGGCTGTGTCTGctccacagcaatcagaaaggATGCCCTCTGGGGTGGAAAGGGCCGCCAGGGAGAGGACAAAAGCACGGTGCCCGCAGGTGGAATCTCCGCGGCTCTTTGCTCTCAGCAGAAACACCAAGGGGACAGGGAGACGCCACGCGGCTCCGCCGGTGCAGCACCAGCGACACGACAGGGAAatgtttccctttcttttaaaatcaggagAAATCGATGAACTTTCAGGTTGAAGAAAATGGTTTCAAtatgtaatattaatatattcgTCTCTGTGCCAACACagtcataaatattattttcaacatACACAGATGGGTGTTTTCATGCAGGAAGGGGTCCCTGGAAGCAAGGCTGTCGAGTACCCAGGACTGTGTAACTGAGTCCTGGAATCCGGTGCTGGGCGTCTGCCTCGGGAATGCTGGGCTCAGTTCCCGAGTTCAGCTGACTTCTCTGGTCCATCAGGAAGGAACCCTCCGAGCTTCCTTTTCATAGCTTCTTCTCCAATTTACCGTTCTACTCTTTGCAAGAAagctcagaaggaaaaaaaaaaaatttttttttttttttaagaagaaacaaaggatTCATATGCCTTGGCACCAACTTCACTTTCTGGGCCATCTGTTAAGTCCCCTGCCTCTTTCGTCTTGCTCTCCAGCCTGGGCGGTTCCAGACTTTTGAAAGCCTGACCTGGGAAGGGGAAACTGAAATTGACCAGTTGACTGAACCCCCGTTCCCGGCTTTCCGTCCACCCCTGTTACTCAACGTCCGGGAAGGGTGTTGGGGTTCCCAGCTGGGGAGAGAGGTCGAATGAGGCCTCTGAGATGGGGGTACCGGTTCGAGGCTGGAAGGGCAGGCTGGGCAAGAGACCCCAGGGGCTCTGAGCGCATCCCGCCCGGCTAAGGTTCCAGGTTTCCACTGCTGCCCTCCGGCGGGTCCCGGAGACGCTGGGCGCCCGCAGCCGCGCAAACCGCTCGCGTTTCCGCGGGGCTCGCTCCCGGGCCTGGCtcggggccgccgccgccgccgccgccgctccccCTCCCCGCGCGCAGGCTGCTCTCCAGTCGCGGCCACGGGGTAGCGCTCGGCCCCCCTCGCCGCGTCTCCGCCTCCGCCTCCGCCGCGCTCGTCCCCGGCTCGCGCTGCCCCCGCAGTTCCCGCTCGGCGCAGGCAGGAGCGGCTCTCCGGGAAGCCGAGGGCGGCGGGTTCGGCCAGCGAGCGGCTgaggcgggcggcggcggcggcgcggccgAGGCGCTGAGGCGGGCGCGGCGGCGGCCGCTGCTTCTCCGGCCCGGGCGGTCGGCGCGCGCCGGGCGTCCGAGGAGGCGCCGCGCCCCCGGAGCCGGGGCCGCCCGCCGGGCTCTCCGCGGGTCTCGCCGAGAGCTCCGGCCGCGGAGCGGCGGAGGGCAGAGCCGCGGAGCTCCGGCCTCTGGCCGGCAGGAGCCTCCGCCCCCGGGCGCCGGCCACCAGCCGGGATCGCCGAGCCCACCAGCCGTCCCCGCCGCCCCGCAGCCGGCGCGGACATGGGCGCGCGGGGCGGCGCGCCGGGCCGCTGGACCCGCAAAGTTTGCTAGCCCACTGGGCGCGGAGCCGAGGGCGCGCCCGGGCCGGGCGGCCCCGGGAGGGACCGAGAGTCCCCGGACTGGACGCCGGGGCGGTGGAGCCAAGAGGGGTGGCTCGGCCCCGCCAGATGCCGGCTGCAAAGTTAGAGAGAAGAAAACTTCAGCCCTAGGGAGGTTCGGACCGCTACGCTCACCGCGCCCCCCGAACCCCGCGCCCCTGAAAGAAGCCCCGCAGCCGCGTCCACCGCCGCGCTCGCTTCCCGCCCGGCCCCGGGGGCCCGGCGCCCGGATCGGCGGTGACTGCGTCCGCGCCGAGCACCCAaccagggggcggggagggggcggggggcgggcaaCGTGGCCACCGGAGGAAGTTTCCCGAAGTTGTCGGTTTATTCCGGAGACCAGCCCGCGACCCGGCCGGATCGCCGAGGCGGCCCTGCGCGGGAGAAGTCGGAGTTGGGGCGCTCAGGGGGTAGGCGCCCCGAGACCGAGAGCGGCCTCTCCTCCGTCTCCTTGCTCGCCCCTCGCCTTCCCGGCGCGCCACCGGGGATCGGACTTGGACTGAAGAAGAGGAGGAACGGTCGGGGTCGCCAGCAACGCCCCTCCCGGGTGGGTACCGCTCCGGGTTGGAGCCGCGGGGGACCGAACCCCACCAGGATTATAAAACAGTACGGAAGAGACCCTCCGGAAACAAGGCTGGTCACCATGTGGGGACTGCTGATCTGGACGCTGGTGGCCCTTTACCGGATCCGCGCGACCGGAGCCCAAGGTATGGGGGGTCACCCCCAcgtggggtggggaagagggggcggggggcgggagcCCGCTGGCCTCACGACGGCCTCCGGGACCCGGGTCTTGGCCGGGGCAGAGCCCTCTCCCGGGAGTTTCAGGATCCGTTCACCGAGTTTGGGAGCTCTTTTTCGGGGCATGGGGCGGTCTTGTTGAGACTTGTGGCTTCCGAATGAGAGAAGGTAGGGGTCCGTGTAAGGAGGCGTCGCCCGTGGAGGCTGAGGAGAGCCTTAGAGGAGTGGGTGGGGGTCGCTACCACCCACCCCGCCCGCTGCGAGCGCCCTCGGGCTGGCGTGGGAGGGGCGGCCCTTCCTTGGGGGGGCTCAAAGCCCGGCGGCACCCAGCGGCTCAGGCGGCTCCTGGGCCCCGGCTCGGAGTCCTCGGGGACGGGCAAGGCCCCGCCGGGCACGCGCTGGCCACCCCAGGGCAAGAGAGGGAGGCTGCAGGGCGGTTGGAAAGAGCCGGAGCAGAGTGCGGGGTGCCGGCTTGGACGCCGCGGGAGGGCAGTTGCGGGGCCTGCACGTCCCGGAGCCCGCGCCCGGCTGCCTGGCCGGCCGCCGGGGCCGGGGGTGCTTCGGGGTGCGCGCCGGAGCCGAGGTCGCGAGCTCAGCCCGCGACCCACTGGGGGGGCGGTGCCCTGGGCGGTCTGAGGCCGTCTCCCCTCCCGCTCTCTCCAGACACACACTCAGCATCCTGCCTCTGCCGCCCAGTTGTGTCTGCAGCCGCCGCTCTGACCTGTAGCTGCGGGGAGCGGGCTCCGGGTGGAGAGGGGCGGGCGGCTTTGGGGGTGGGGTTGTCAGGGCTGAGGAGGAGGCGTGATCCGCTCTGCCCCGCTCCGGAGGGCGGGTACCCAGACAACCCCGAGCCCTCCCGCAGGTCCCCGCGGGGGAGGGCGCCTGCGCCAGTGCCTCTTGCCTTTGGTGTTGGCGGATCCAGACCGCGGTGCCCGCGGTGTCCGAGCGGCGCCTGCTGGGGGCGGAGAGAGACGAAGCCTGGGCTGAGCTCAGGACTCCCTTCCCGGGCTTGGCCTTGCCTCGTCCAGGCTCGGGAGGGGATCTGGACCCGCCGCTGGGGGTACTGGGCGGGGAGGTGGCGGGGGATAGGGGGCTCCGGTCTGCGAAGGCTCCAGCCTCCAAAGGGCCTCACCCCATCTCTGGGGTCCCAGAACGGCAGGGAAGAAGGGACCCCCATACCCCCAGCGTCAGGCGCTCCAGAGAGCTGAGAtcaaagagatttaaaataatCAGCCCTCACTCACAGGGTTGAGGGGAGGATTTTACAGCGTAATTTATGTTAAAGCACTTAGAAATTTTGTAACGGGGCCCTGCAAATGTAaggtaataaaaattattattatttttacgaTCATCGTAAAATCTTCCAGCAGGCAGGGACTTCAGAGGTCATCTTGTTCTATTAGCCATTTAACAGATGGCAAGACTGAGGTCTGGGACCTTAGGTGACTCGCCCCAAGCTACTGGGGGCAGGAGTCAGAACCCAGACCAGGTGAGTTCTAAGCCCCTCTCCCCCTTCAGTGAGGGTCATCTGCAGCTGAGGTGGATCCTAGGACAGGGTCCTTCTTCTGAGGGCCCGGGAGAGGATGGTGAGGCTGACAACAGGAACAGGTCAGTGTGCCCTAGGACACGTCCCAGCTCTGTTCTGAGATGCCGGTGGGGTTACTAGCTGAAAGCCAGCACACAGGGAGGACTCTGTCTGGATGTTCCAACTTAATTACTGCACAGACTCCAGTAACCCCATGGTGTCCCTGGGCAGCCGGCTCGCTAGTTCTTGTCCCACCCAGGACCCGGCTTGTCAGGAGTCCCCAGGGCCCCTGAAGCCTCTCCTTGCATGTCACTGAGTCGTTTCCACGTCCCACCTCCACACGTGGCCCAGCCCCACCTAAGGCCAAGCGCCCTCGCATCCGCCCTGCTGAAGGCCAGGCCGCCTTGTGTCCCGTGCTTCCGATGGGAGGGGCTCGCCCATCAGAAGCAGTTAAGGTCTCCGATTCACTCCCTCTCCCACTTCTCTTGTCGGCTGCCCGCCTGAGTGTGGCTGCCCAGGCCCCCGCCGCGCCATCCGTGCTCTCTGGCCCCCAGAGAGTGTTTCCAGCCTCCGTCGGGTCCCCTGCTTCCATTGTCGCCTGGTGGCAGGCCGTGCAGGGCATTGTGGGGAAGTCTGGTCTTGGCCCAGGTCTGGGGGCTGTGTTGCCTCGTGTGTCGGGTTAGGAGGGTCAGGCATGGAGCTCCAGGGTCGCTGCTTATCTGCTCTGGGGTTCGgagtttctcctttgcctctcttTGTGCTGTTAACCCTTTGTGGgtagttgcctggagaattcccgtggaaagaggagcctggcgggctgcagtccatggagttgcagagactcggacacgactgagcgactaagtacatcAAAAGCCTCTGGCCCTGTCTGTCACTTTTGAGCCCATGAACCCTGTTCTTCAGTCGTGATATAGAGGAGAACCAAGCAGTCTTCCTCTCTGGGGACAAACCTCTCACTGGCCAGCGCCAGACTTCATCTCCACTGAGCCTAGTTGTTTCTTCAGGTCCTGGCAACGTTACCTGTTTATACTGAAAGCTACCATTCGCCCATTTCCCCTGAAACTCAGTGTCACAAGGGTCCTGTGTATTTCCCAAACTAAGTGCAGTGATGTGTAAAAGAGCAGAGTCCATAAGAGGGAACCAGGTATCCTGGGGGCGCCCAGCAAGAGCCTGGTACATAGAAGGCGCTTGTTGTCGTTGCTGTTTAGAccctcagttgagtccgactcttttgtgaccccacggaccgcggctggccaggttcctctgtccacgggatcctccaggcaagaatactagagtaggttgctatttcttcctccaggagatcttcctgacccggggattgaacccacatctcctgcattagagatgggttctttaccactgagtcacctggggaaAGCCCTAGAAGGTGCTTAATAAAGAgtgattgttattgttgttatcatGATTGTTTTTACTCTAAGCCAAGGGACCacgcggagaaggcaatggcaacccactccagtgttcttgcctggagaatcccaggggcgggggagcctggtgggctgccgtctgtgggattgcacagagtcggaca is part of the Budorcas taxicolor isolate Tak-1 chromosome 19, Takin1.1, whole genome shotgun sequence genome and harbors:
- the LOC128065482 gene encoding translation initiation factor IF-2-like, whose translation is MGDERAETQQLVHTRGWCSRSGGPGLSVEGEPELHDASVTTSSVDTTAHAAINIGPARFPLLPSGGSRRRWAPAAAQTARVSAGLAPGPGSGPPPPPPPLPLPARRLLSSRGHGVALGPPRRVSASASAALVPGSRCPRSSRSAQAGAALREAEGGGFGQRAAEAGGGGGAAEALRRARRRPLLLRPGRSARAGRPRRRRAPGAGAARRALRGSRRELRPRSGGGQSRGAPASGRQEPPPPGAGHQPGSPSPPAVPAAPQPARTWARGAARRAAGPAKFASPLGAEPRARPGRAAPGGTESPRTGRRGGGAKRGGSAPPDAGCKVREKKTSALGRFGPLRSPRPPNPAPLKEAPQPRPPPRSLPARPRGPGARIGGDCVRAEHPTRGRGGGGGRATWPPEEVSRSCRFIPETSPRPGRIAEAALRGRSRSWGAQGVGAPRPRAASPPSPCSPLAFPARHRGSDLD